A stretch of Cynocephalus volans isolate mCynVol1 chromosome 9, mCynVol1.pri, whole genome shotgun sequence DNA encodes these proteins:
- the LOC134385871 gene encoding tripartite motif-containing protein 75-like — MAVAAALSGLQAEAKCPICLDYLRDPVTIDCGHNFCRSCIKQSWENLEDRFPCPVCRHQCQEGTFRSNTQLGRMIDIARLLHITRSKRKRKEEMSLCEKHNQVLTLFCEKDLEVLCPLCTQPPDHQGHHVRPVEEAASHHRMKLNGYIEPLKKQVADVQKLISIQSTKPLDLREEVENHRRELSSEFEHLNQFLEREQQAVLSRLAEEEKDIQQKLSENITAFSNYVSTLSSLLSKVMEVSMQSEVELLSHIKTFYSSDNGISPSVFSIHLRRESCSFPPQYSALQRIIKKFKVDIILDPETAHPNLVVSEDKKCVRFTKRKQNVPDFPKRFTVNPVVLGFPYFHSGRHFWEVEVGDKSEWAIGVCKDSLPAKARRPPSAQQGCWRLQLQDDGYDAPGAVPNPPLLEVKARGVGIFLDCELGEISFYDMTDKSLICTFSLTVTGPLRPYFHIGPNSQPLRICTGTDCE; from the coding sequence ATGGCGGTGGCAGCAGCCCTGTCAGGACTCCAGGCAGAAGCCAAGTGCCCCATCTGTCTCGATTACCTAAGAGACCCCGTCACCATCGATTGTGGGCACAACTTCTGTCGCTCCTGCATCAAACAGTCCTGGGAAAATCTAGAGGACAGATTCCCTTGCCCTGTCTGTCGTCACCAATGCCAAGAGGGGACCTTCAGGAGCAACACCCAGCTGGGAAGGATGATTGACATTGCCAGGCTACTCCACATCACCCGgagcaagaggaagaggaaggaagagatgtCCTTGTGCGAGAAGCACAACCAGGTCCTGACCCTTTTCTGTGAGAAGGACCTAGAGGTGTTGTGTCCCCTGTGCACTCAGCCCCCTGACCACCAGGGCCACCACGTGAGACCCGTAGAGGAGGCCGCCTCTCATCACAGGATGAAGCTCAATGGCTACATCGAGCCTCTGAAGAAGCAAGTGGCAGACGTTCAAAAATTAATAAGCATTCAAAGCACAAAACCCTTGGACCTGAGAGAGGAGGTGGAAAACCATAGGCGGGAATTGTCCTCTGAATTTGAGCACCTGAACCAGTTTCTAGAACGTGAGCAACAGGCTGTTCTCTCAAGGTTAgctgaggaagagaaggacatTCAACAGAAACTCAGTGAAAACATAACAGCATTTTCAAACTACGTTTCTACACTCAGTAGTCTGTTAAGTAAGGTAATGGAGGTCAGCATGCAGTCTGAAGTGGAATTGCTATCACACATTAAAACTTTCTACAGCTCTGACAATGGGATTAGCCCATCAGTCTTTTCAATTCATTTAAGGAGAGAAAGCTGCAGTTTTCCTCCCCAGTATTCTGCTCTGCAgagaattataaagaaatttaaagtagATATAATTCTAGACCCTGAAACAGCACACCCTAACCTGGTTGTCTCTGAGGATAAAAAATGTGTGAGATTtacaaagagaaagcaaaacgtTCCTGATTTTCCTAAAAGATTTACAGTCAACCCAGTTGTCCTCGGTTTTCCATATTTTCATTCCGGCAGGCATTTCTGGGAAGTAGAGGTGGGAGACAAGTCTGAGTGGGCTATTGGCGTTTGCAAAGATTCTCTTCCTGCAAAGGCGAGGAGACCACCATCAGCCCAGCAGGGATGCTGGAGGCTTCAGCTGCAGGATGATGGCTATGATGCACCAGGAGCTGTTCCAAACCCTCCACTGTTGGAAGTGAAAGCCAGAGGCGTCGGCATTTTCCTGGACTGTGAGTTGGGTGAGATCTCATTCTATGACATGACTGATAAATCTCTCATCTGTACTTTCTCTCTCACCGTTACTGGACCTCTTCGGCCTTATTTCCATATCGGACCTAATTCACAACCTCTCCGAATCTGTACAGGAACCGACTGTGAATGA